One stretch of Cohnella algarum DNA includes these proteins:
- a CDS encoding ABC transporter ATP-binding protein encodes MIALTETEPAVRLRGATVRNEGFALGPLDIDIPKGLVTAIVGPNGSGKSTLFRLLMNMEPFRGEGWLLGEPLAEGSDEELKKQIGFLAELPHAYEDPLTPEEKAKFAANWYPGWDWGRYGKLLRSFDAEPVRGKLRKLSKGMRRKVELACAMAHNPKLLLLDEPSSGLDPFAWKSMLTELHRYMEQGDRTLIIATHITEEVRRLADYILFMYRGKVLGSFEKDQLFDEWRQLLVQLPEAARGDSDWLRRLPGLRGQEASGGGIFRIESDRSEEAQAYCRERGCTILSVQRMELEDILGCLIREEEQKR; translated from the coding sequence ATGATCGCGTTAACGGAAACCGAACCGGCCGTCAGGCTGCGGGGCGCAACGGTCCGAAACGAAGGCTTTGCGCTCGGGCCGCTCGATATCGACATTCCGAAAGGGTTGGTCACGGCGATTGTCGGGCCGAACGGGTCGGGCAAGAGCACCTTGTTCCGCCTGTTGATGAACATGGAGCCTTTCCGGGGGGAAGGGTGGCTGCTCGGCGAGCCGCTGGCCGAGGGCAGCGACGAAGAGCTCAAGAAGCAGATCGGATTTTTGGCCGAGCTGCCGCATGCGTACGAGGATCCGCTGACGCCGGAAGAAAAGGCGAAGTTCGCGGCCAACTGGTACCCCGGATGGGATTGGGGGCGGTACGGCAAGCTGCTCCGAAGCTTCGACGCGGAGCCCGTCCGCGGCAAGCTGCGCAAGCTTTCCAAGGGCATGCGCAGGAAAGTGGAGCTTGCCTGCGCCATGGCGCACAATCCGAAGCTGCTGCTGCTCGACGAGCCTTCGTCGGGGCTCGATCCCTTCGCCTGGAAATCGATGCTGACCGAGCTGCATCGCTACATGGAGCAGGGCGACCGGACGCTGATCATCGCTACCCACATTACCGAAGAGGTTCGGCGCCTGGCCGACTACATCCTGTTTATGTATCGCGGCAAGGTGCTCGGAAGCTTCGAGAAGGATCAGCTGTTCGACGAATGGAGACAGCTGCTTGTCCAGCTCCCGGAGGCCGCAAGGGGCGATTCGGACTGGTTGCGGCGCCTTCCGGGGCTCCGCGGGCAGGAAGCGTCCGGGGGAGGCATCTTCCGGATCGAATCGGATCGGTCCGAGGAGGCGCAAGCGTATTGCCGGGAGCGGGGGTGCACGATTTTATCCGTTCAAAGGATGGAGCTGGAAGACATTTTGGGGTGTTTAATTCGGGAGGAGGAACAAAAACGATGA
- a CDS encoding ABC transporter permease has translation MNSMWTVTKFTIRNKIYSKSFIITTLIIAVLLVAGANAPYFIQKLTGDSEPTKVGYIEGQYDEITQGLNDFFAQQEEPGAALVAIPSAGSETADSETLKRAIRDGEIKGYITFRDNPEVGFPDVVYSSEKMLESKTSQALEAGLQSIKTSQAISEARLTEAQQTKLFAPITLDSVQISVSGDGGSGKTADEQATAIGLTYVIIILLFMAIMITGTMIATEITAEKSSRVMEILVTSVSPLKQMFGKIIGTFAAGLLQLLVLAAVFVLNLSLPQNRDAFASFGIRLDTIDPLLLVFAVFFYLAGYFLFATVFAALGSMASRTEDMNQVVTPVTMLMLLGFYIAIYGLSNPDSTIVVVGSFIPFFAPFLMFLRIGLSDPLWWETVVSIGLLLASIGLFGWLSAKIYRTGVLMYGKRPTFKEVLKAMKAYKV, from the coding sequence ATGAATAGCATGTGGACGGTTACGAAATTTACGATTCGCAACAAGATTTACAGCAAATCCTTCATTATTACGACGCTCATTATCGCGGTGCTGCTTGTCGCAGGCGCCAACGCACCTTACTTCATTCAGAAGCTGACCGGCGACAGCGAGCCGACCAAGGTCGGATACATCGAAGGGCAATACGACGAGATCACGCAGGGGTTGAACGACTTCTTCGCGCAGCAGGAGGAACCCGGGGCCGCGCTCGTAGCTATTCCTTCCGCGGGTTCCGAGACCGCCGATTCCGAAACGCTCAAGCGGGCGATTCGGGACGGCGAGATTAAAGGCTATATCACGTTCCGGGACAATCCGGAAGTCGGCTTCCCGGACGTCGTCTACAGCTCGGAAAAGATGCTCGAGTCCAAAACGTCGCAGGCATTGGAGGCCGGACTCCAATCGATCAAAACGAGTCAGGCGATTTCCGAAGCCCGGCTGACCGAAGCCCAGCAGACGAAGCTGTTTGCGCCGATTACGCTCGATTCCGTGCAAATTTCCGTAAGCGGAGACGGGGGGAGCGGCAAGACGGCCGACGAACAGGCGACCGCGATCGGACTTACTTACGTCATCATCATCCTGTTGTTTATGGCCATCATGATTACGGGCACGATGATCGCAACCGAAATTACGGCGGAAAAGAGCTCCCGCGTCATGGAAATTCTCGTGACCAGCGTATCGCCGCTCAAGCAAATGTTCGGCAAAATCATCGGCACGTTCGCAGCCGGACTCCTTCAGCTGCTCGTGCTCGCCGCCGTGTTCGTTCTGAATCTGTCTCTTCCGCAAAACCGGGACGCCTTCGCCTCGTTCGGCATCCGTCTCGACACGATCGACCCGCTGCTGCTCGTTTTCGCCGTCTTCTTCTATCTGGCCGGCTACTTCCTGTTCGCGACCGTGTTTGCCGCGCTGGGATCGATGGCGAGCCGCACGGAGGATATGAACCAGGTCGTCACTCCGGTAACGATGCTGATGCTGCTCGGCTTCTACATCGCGATCTACGGGTTGAGCAACCCGGACAGCACGATCGTCGTCGTCGGCTCGTTCATTCCGTTTTTCGCCCCGTTCCTCATGTTCCTGCGCATCGGCCTGTCCGATCCGCTCTGGTGGGAAACCGTCGTCTCGATCGGGTTGCTGCTCGCCTCCATCGGCCTGTTCGGCTGGCTGTCGGCGAAGATCTACCGCACCGGCGTGCTGATGTACGGCAAGCGCCCGACGTTCAAGGAAGTGCTGAAGGCGATGAAGGCTTACAAGGTTTAA
- a CDS encoding ABC transporter ATP-binding protein, which yields MNPLVVERVVKHYGDKTAVNGLGFEVAEGEIYGLLGANGAGKTTTMRMVLGLILPDDGQIRYFGRPYGKEQLSMLGYLPEERGMYPKIKVSEQIAYLAQLRGMSRKDADANLKRWLDKFEIPEHYNKKVEELSKGNQQKIQFIAAVIHRPKIVIMDEAFSGLDPVNVELLKTTVKELRDEGTSILFSTHRMEHVEELCRNITIMHRSNPVLQGSVKEIKSRFPQERVALAAERPIEGLEGIPGVKAVARTENGGYDIKIGSEDAASRILQHALAQGPIRRFELLEPTLNEIFIRTVGERHE from the coding sequence ATGAATCCATTGGTGGTGGAACGCGTCGTCAAGCATTACGGGGACAAAACGGCCGTGAACGGCCTCGGGTTCGAGGTGGCCGAAGGCGAAATTTACGGCCTGCTCGGGGCGAACGGCGCCGGCAAGACGACGACGATGCGAATGGTGCTGGGACTGATTTTGCCGGATGACGGTCAGATCCGTTATTTCGGCCGCCCGTACGGCAAGGAACAGCTCAGCATGCTCGGCTATTTGCCGGAAGAAAGAGGCATGTATCCGAAAATCAAGGTGAGCGAACAAATTGCTTACCTGGCCCAGCTTCGCGGCATGTCCCGCAAGGACGCGGACGCAAATTTGAAGCGCTGGTTGGACAAGTTCGAAATTCCGGAGCATTACAACAAAAAGGTCGAGGAGCTTTCCAAAGGCAATCAGCAAAAAATCCAGTTCATTGCCGCGGTCATCCACCGTCCGAAAATCGTCATTATGGACGAGGCGTTCAGCGGCCTCGATCCGGTCAACGTGGAGCTGCTCAAGACGACGGTCAAGGAACTGCGCGACGAGGGGACGAGCATTTTATTTTCGACGCACCGGATGGAGCACGTGGAGGAATTATGCCGGAATATTACGATTATGCACCGCTCGAACCCCGTGCTGCAGGGCTCCGTCAAGGAGATCAAATCCCGGTTCCCGCAAGAGCGGGTCGCCCTTGCGGCCGAGCGTCCGATCGAAGGGCTCGAGGGGATTCCCGGCGTGAAGGCCGTTGCCCGGACGGAGAACGGCGGCTACGACATCAAGATCGGGTCGGAAGACGCGGCTTCCCGCATTTTGCAGCATGCCCTCGCGCAAGGACCGATTCGCCGCTTCGAGCTGCTCGAGCCGACGCTGAACGAAATCTTTATCCGAACGGTAGGTGAACGCCATGAATAG
- a CDS encoding GntR family transcriptional regulator, with protein sequence MWIPIQIDENRPEPLYHQIETQLRGLILNGQLEEGALLPSIRELAASLKCSVITVRRVYQDLENEGLLRTRQGTGTFVAKVDEAAKAGHRLDRVVEALERAAEAAIQNGCSRAELEAIFRETVRKYFPEGGGAPP encoded by the coding sequence GTGTGGATTCCGATTCAAATTGACGAGAACCGTCCCGAACCTTTGTATCATCAGATCGAGACGCAATTGCGGGGGCTTATTTTGAACGGGCAGTTGGAAGAAGGGGCTTTGCTTCCTTCCATACGAGAGCTGGCCGCCTCGCTCAAATGCAGCGTCATTACGGTCCGCCGGGTGTATCAGGATTTGGAAAACGAAGGACTCTTGCGAACGAGGCAGGGGACGGGGACGTTCGTCGCCAAGGTGGACGAAGCGGCAAAGGCCGGCCACCGTCTCGACCGCGTCGTCGAAGCGCTCGAACGGGCTGCCGAAGCCGCGATCCAGAACGGCTGTTCCAGGGCGGAACTGGAGGCGATCTTTCGCGAGACGGTCCGCAAGTATTTTCCGGAAGGAGGGGGAGCGCCGCCATGA